The proteins below are encoded in one region of Phalacrocorax aristotelis chromosome 13, bGulAri2.1, whole genome shotgun sequence:
- the PARD6B gene encoding partitioning defective 6 homolog beta, whose protein sequence is MNRPHRGAAGSRGLGTMEVKSKFGAEFRRFSLERSKPGKFEEFYGLLQHVHKIPNVDVLVGYTDVHGDLLPINNDDNYHKAVSTANPLLRIFIQRKEDADYSAFGTDTMTRKKNVLSNVLRPDNHKKKPHIVISMPQDFRPVSSIIDVDILPETHRRVRLYKYGTDKPLGFYIRDGSSVRVTPHGLEKVPGIFISRLVPGGLAQSTGLLAVNDEVLEVNGIEVSGKSLDQVTDMMIANSRNLIITVRPANQRNNVVRNSRTSGSSSQSTESSLPSSTPNILANFLQGEEESDEEDIIIEDSGEPQQIPKAAPASDSLESLTQIELLHDPTQNGFLPSSEMNSNHSAGSVSMEYEVQDPDHKSLEEDGTIITL, encoded by the exons TTTGGAGCAGAATTTCGACGATTTTCTCTGGAGAGATCCAAACCTGGAAAGTTTGAGGAGTTCTATGGATTATTACAGCATGTGCACAAGATACCAAATGTTGATGTTCTAGTGGGATATACGGATGTTCATGGAGACCTGCTGCCTATCAATAATGATGACAATTATCATAAAGCAGTTTCCACAGCCAATCCTCTACTCAGGATTTTCATTCAGAGAAAAG AAGATGCAGACTACAGTGCCTTTGGTACAGACACTATGACAAGGAAGAAGAATGTCTTATCAAATGTGTTACGTCCAGATAATCACAAGAAGAAACCACACATTGTCATTAGCATGCCACAAGACTTCAGACCAGTGTCTTCTATTATAGATGTAGATATTCTTCCAGAAACCCATCGTAGGGTGCGACTTTACAAATACGGAACCGACAAACCCCTTGGATTCTACATACGAGATGGCTCTAGTGTCAGAGTAACGCCACATGGATTAGAGAAAGTTCCGGGGATTTTCATATCTAGGCTTGTCCCTGGAGGTCTGGCTCAAAGCACAGGCTTACTGGCTGTCAATGATGAAGTACTGGAGGTAAATGGAATAGAGGTTTCAGGAAAAAGCCTTGATCAGGTTACAGACATGATGATTGCAAACAGCCGTAACCTGATCATTACGGTAAGACCAGCAAACCAGAGAAATAATGTTGTGAGGAACAGTCGGACTTCTGGCAGCTCCAGCCAGTCTACTGAATCCAGCCTTCCAAGTAGCACGccaaatattttagcaaatttCTTGCAAGGAGAAGAGGAGAGCGACGAAGAGGACATTATTATCGAAGACAGTGGTGAGCCACAGCAGATTCCAAAAGCCGCACCTGCCAGCGACAGCCTAGAATCATTGACACAAATTGAACTCCTTCATGACCCGACACAAAATGGATTCCTTCCTTCCAGTGAGATGAACTCGAATCATTCAGCAGGCAGTGTTAGCATGGAATATGAAGTACAAGATCCAGATCATAAGTCATTAGAAGAAGATGGAACTATAATAACGCTGTGA